Proteins from a single region of Hordeum vulgare subsp. vulgare chromosome 6H, MorexV3_pseudomolecules_assembly, whole genome shotgun sequence:
- the LOC123402844 gene encoding G-type lectin S-receptor-like serine/threonine-protein kinase At2g19130 yields MIWRRNNGHVYARISHPDDEAGGEHATSYSCVQTRQQPRVTRSPSPSLLLIENSIHLKDNMSPTVAAFALVALCFAHSCPAAAAAELDAVSARRPLRGNDTVVSPQGKFEAGLFSPGSSGRFYLGVWYKNIPVQTVIWVANRASPLSSADSAELRVSADDGSLELVSPSEGVVWSSSRSNLSEESNNNNNTAVIRDDGNLVLLGGGNSSTVLWQSFDHPTDTLVPGAWLGENKLTGEYQRLTSWRNAEDPAPGMFSNTVDRNGTSEFFYFWNRTRVYWRSGVWTGRVFALVPEAVNNVLFNQTYVETPAYRRLSWALYDNATITRQVFEGTGQAKQYIWVPASQRWQFFWAAPTVQCDAYAVCGAFGVCDQRSQPSCRCPPGFVPASEQDWALSDWTGGCRRNSSLACARNGKGSSSTSTDGFLALPNVKLPDDSLAVGGAQSKTEYESACLENCSCQAYTFSGGGQCAVWHGEFRNLQQLYADSGASGSSDDLYLRLSESGLQDLSRANKKKEGPALQLVVGIVLACVAAALVASALLAWFLLSRRRRRRRLDSMANEVSSSLAVYSYGDLRAATKNFSDRLGGGGFGSVYRGVLKSGDTGTDVAVKKLEGLRQGDKQFRTEVNTLGRIQHVNLVRLLGFCSSADEKLLVYEYMPNGSLESYLFKGSGGSCPSWRDRYGIMLGVARGLAYLHDGCRERIIHCDVKPENILLDKDLCVKLADFGMAKLVGRDFSRALTTMRGTIGYLAPEWISGLPISAKADVYSFGMVLFELISGRRNADSSADGGGDDASDSMEVEEGRRASSTFFPVWAVGKVAAGEAGAVADPRLRGDVRGEELERACRVACWCIQDEEAHRPAMAQVVQALEGVVHVDMPPMPRMLQNLTLA; encoded by the coding sequence ATGATCTGGAGGAGAAATAATGGCCATGTGTATGCACGGATAAGTCATCCAGACGACGAGGCGGGCGGCGAGCACGCGACATCATATAGCTGCGTGCAAACGCGACAGCAACCGCGTGTCACTCGCTCTCCGTCGCCATCTCTCCTCCTGATCGAGAATTCAATACACCTGAAGGATAACATGTCGCCGACGGTCGCCGCTTTCGCACTCGTTGCGCTATGCTTCGCTCATTCTTGCccggcagcagcggcggcggagtTGGACGCCGTctcggcgcggcggccgctgcgggGCAACGACACGGTGGTCTCGCCGCAGGGCAAGTTCGAGGCCGGGCTCTTTAGCCCCGGCAGCTCCGGCCGGTTCTACCTCGGCGTATGGTACAAGAACATCCCCGTCCAGACCGTCATCTGGGTTGCCAACCGCGCGAGCCCCCTGTCCAGCGCTGACTCCGCCGAGCTCCGGGTGTCCGCCGACGATGGCAGCCTCGAGCTCGTCAGCCCCAGCGAGGGCGTCGTGTGGTCGTCGTCGAGATCGAACCTGTCGGAGGagtcgaacaacaacaacaacactgcgGTGATCCGCGACGACGGCAACCTGGTTCTCCTCGGCGGCGGCAACTCCTCCACCGTGCTCTGGCAGAGCTTCGACCACCCGACGGACACGCTGGTGCCCGGGGCGTGGCTCGGCGAGAACAAGCTCACCGGCGAGTACCAGAGGCTCACGTCGTGGCGGAACGCCGAGGACCCGGCGCCGGGCATGTTCAGCAACACCGTAGACCGCAACGGCACCAGCGAGTTCTTCTACTTCTGGAACCGGACACGCGTGTACTGGCGGAGCGGCGTGTGGACGGGCCGCGTCTTCGCGCTGGTGCCGGAGGCGGTCAACAACGTGCTCTTCAACCAGACCTACGTCGAGACGCCGGCGTACCGGCGGCTCAGCTGGGCGCTCTACGACAACGCGACGATCACGCGCCAGGTGTTCGAGGGCACGGGGCAGGCGAAGCAGTACATCTGGGTGCCCGCTAGCCAgcgctggcagttcttctgggccGCGCCCACCGTGCAGTGCGACGCTTACGCCGTCTGCGGCGCCTTCGGCGTCTGCGACCAGAGGAGCCAGCCGTCGTGCCGGTGCCCGCCCGGGTTCGTGCCGGCGTCGGAGCAGGACTGGGCGCTCAGCGACTGGACCGGCGGGTGCCGCCGGAACTCGTCGCTCGCGTGCGCGCGCAACGGCAAGGGATCGTCGTCTACGTCGACAGACGGGTTCCTGGCGCTGCCCAACGTTAAGCTCCCCGACGACTCGCTCGCCGTCGGCGGCGCCCAGAGCAAAACAGAGTACGAGTCGGCTTGCCTCGAGAACTGCTCTTGCCAGGCCTACACCTTCTCCGGCGGCGGCCAGTGCGCCGTCTGGCACGGCGAGTTCCGCAACCTTCAGCAGCTTTACGCCGACTCTGGGGCCTCGGGGTCGTCGGACGACCTGTATCTCCGGCTTTCAGAATCAGGGCTGCAAGATTTGAGCAGAGCAAACAAAAAGAAAGAGGGGCCGGCACTGCAGCTTGTCGTTGGAATCGTGTTGGCATGTGTGGCAGCAGCTTTGGTCGCGTCCGCGCTGCTAGCCTGGTTCCTTCTttccaggaggaggcggcggcggcggctggacaGCATGGCGAACGAGGTATCCTCCTCCTTGGCCGTGTACAGCTACGGCGACCTACGCGCCGCCACCAAGAACTTCTCGGACCGGCTCGGCGGCGGAGGCTTCGGCTCCGTGTACCGCGGCGTCCTGAAGAGCGGGGACACCGGCACCGATGTGGCGGTCAAGAAGCTGGAGGGTCTCCGGCAGGGCGATAAGCAGTTCCGGACGGAGGTGAACACGCTCGGGCGCATCCAGCACGTCAACCTCGTCCGGCTCCTCGGCTTCTGCTCGTCGGCCGACGAGAAGCTGCTCGTGTACGAGTACATGCCCAACGGCTCCCTTGAGAGCTACCTTTTCAAGGGCAGCGGCGGCTCATGCCCGAGCTGGCGCGACCGGTACGGCATCATGCTCGGCGTCGCCAGGGGGCTGGCGTACCTGCACGACGGCTGCCGCGAGCGCATCATACACTGCGACGTGAAGCCGGAGAACATACTGCTGGACAAGGACCTGTGCGTGAAGCTCGCCGACTTCGGCATGGCGAAGCTGGTGGGGAGGGACTTCAGCCGCGCCCTGACGACGATGCGGGGCACCATCGGGTACCTGGCGCCGGAGTGGATCTCCGGGCTGCCCATCAGCGCCAAGGCGGACGTGTACAGTTTCGGGATGGTGCTCTTCGAGCTCATCTCGGGCCGACGCAACGCCGACAGCTctgccgacggcggcggcgatgaTGCCAGCGATTCCATGGAGGTGGAGGAAGGGCGGCGCGCGTCGTCGACGTTCTTCCCGGTGTGGGCCGTGGGGAAGGTGGCGGCCGGGGAAGCTGGCGCCGTGGCCGACCCGCGGCTGCGCGGCGACGTGAGGGGGGAGGAGCTGGAGCGGGCGTGCAGGGTGGCGTGCTGGTGCATTCAGGACGAGGAGGCGCACCGGCCGGCCATGGCGCAGGTCGTGCAGGCGCTGGAGGGCGTCGTGCACGTCGACATGCCGCCAATGCCGCGGATGCTGCAGAACCTGACGCTGGCATAA